gtggcactgggagctctgaggtggcactgggagatgacactgggagctgggaggtggcactgggagatgacactgggtgctgggaggtggcactgggagatgacgctgggagctggcactgggtgctgggaagtggcactgggtgctgggaggtggcactgggagatgacactgggagctgggaggtggcactgggtgctgggaggtggcactgggagaTGACACTGGGAGCTCTGAGGTGGCACTGGGAGATGACACTGGGagctgggaggtggcactgggagatgacactgggtgctgggaggtggcactgggagatgacgctgggagctgggagctggcactgggagctgggagctggcacTGGGAGATGACACTGGGCGCTGGGAGCTGGCACTGGGAGATGACACTGTACACTGAGAGCTGACACTgggagctgggtgctgggagctggAACTGGGAGCTGGGAGGTGGCACTCGGAGATGACACTGGGCACTGGCAGACAACACTGGGCACTGGGAGATGGCACTGGATGGACACTGGGAGCTGGCACTGGGCTCTGGAAGCTGGTACCAGCTCTGGGAGACGGCACTGGGAGCTGACACTGAGCGCTGGGAACTGACACCGGGTTCTGGGAGCTGGCACTGGGAGATGACACTGGGAGCTGGGAACTGACACTGGGCATTGGGAGTGGCACTGGGAGCTGGCACTGGGCACTGAGAGCTGGTACCAGCACCGGGAGACAGCACTGGGAGACAGCactgggaggtggcactgggagaTGACACTGGGCGCTGGGATGTGGCactgggaggtggcactgggagaTGACACTGGGCGCTGGGATGTGGCactgggaggtggcactgggagctgaTACTGGTTGCTGGGAGCTGGCACTGGGAGATGTCACTGGGAGATGACACTGGGAGATGACACTAGGAGCTGATACTGGGCactgggaggtggcactgggaggtggcactgggagaTGACACTGGACactgggaggtggcactgggagaTGACACTGGGCACTGAGAGGTGGCactgggaggtggcactgggaggtggcactgggagaTGACACTGGGAGATGACACTGGACactgggaggtggcactgggagaTGACACTGGGCACTGAGAGGTGGCactgggaggtggcactgggagctgaTACTGGTTGCTGGGAGCTGGCACTGGGAGATGACACTGGGAGATGACACTGGGCactgggaggtggcactgggaggtggcactgggagaTGACACTGGGCACTGGGATGTGGCACCAGGAGCTGATACTGGGTGCTTGGATGTGGCgctgggaggtggcactgggCACTGGGAGGTAGCACTGGGAGATGACACTGGGCactgggaggtggcactgggaggtggcactgggcactgggaggtggcactgggaggtggcactgggagctgggaggtggcactgggagaTGACACTGGGCactgggaggtggcactgggaggtggcactgggaggtggcactgggagctgggaggtggcactgggagaTGACACTGGACactgggaggtggcactgggaggtggcactggttggtggcactgggaggtggcactgggagaTGACACTGGGCGCTGGGATGTGGCACTGGGATATGACACTGGGCactgggaggtggcactgggagctgaTACTGGTTGCTGGGAGCTGGCACTGGGAGATGTCACTGGGAGATGACACTGGGAGATGACACTGGGAGATGACACTGGGCactgggaggtggcactgggaggtggcactgggagaTGACACTGGGCACTGGGAGATGACACTGGGCactgggaggtggcactgggaggtggcactgggagctgaTACTGGTTGCTGGGAGCTGGCACTGGGAGATGTCACTGGGAGATGACACTGGGAGATGACACTGGGAGCTGGGATCTggcactgggagctgggaggtggcactgggagaTGACACTGGGCACTGGGATGTGGCACCAGGAGCTGATACTGGGTGCTCGGATGTGGCgctgggaggtggcactgggagctgatactgggtgctgggagctggcactgggaggtggcactgggaggtgacactgggaggtggcactgggaggtggcactgggcactgggaggtggcactggttggtggcactgggaggtggcactgggCACTGGTTGGTGGCACTGGTTGGTGGCactgggaggtggcactgggCACTGGTTGGTGGCACTGGTTGGTGGCactgggaggtggcactggTTGGTGGCACTGGTTGGTGGCACTGGGAGATGACACTGGGCactgggaggtggcactgggaggtggcactgggagaTGACACTGGACactgggaggtggcactgggaggtggcactggTTGGTGGCACTGGTTGGTGGCACTGGGAGGTGGCACCGGGCGCTGTGGCTCGTGCCGGCaccgctccccgctccccgcggctCTGCCCCCTCCCGGCGGGCGGCCGCGTTCCCCGCGCTGTGACCCTCCCGGCCGCCGTAGGCCGCCCCGCGCGGCGCCTGCCGGGCGCTGTAGTCCCGTGTGCCCCCACCCCCGCCGCCAGCGGCGACGCGGACTACAGCTCCCGGCATGCAGCGCGGCCGCGCCTGCGCACTGCGCCGCGGCTcagccggggggggggaaccGGCGGGCTGGCTGGGAGGCCGCGCCGCTTCCGGTGGGCGCGGGGTCAAAGGGCGGTGGGTCAAAGGGCAGAACGGGCCGGTGGGGTGCGGGGGTGATGGTCGGGGACCGGGAGGTCagcgggcgggggccgcggaAGGGGCGCCGAGGGGCTTGCGAGGGGGCGGGACGGACTAGGCCGCAGGAGAGGCCTGAGGCCTCCGGGGGGTCCctgaggggcgggggggggggctgccgtCCTCCCCGGGACATCCCCGGGGCCACCCGGCCCCGCCACCTGAGGCTCCGCCGCGGCTCCCGCCGAAGGGGGGAGGCCGCGTTCTTCCCCGCAGGGCATGAGCGGAGGCGCCGGGGGCTCGGAGCGGCCTGAGGAGCGGCAGCGGTTCCCCCCGCCCGGCAAGTCCCTCCCCGTGCGTGTCAGGCCTGAGCCCCTCGCTGTGCCCCCGGGTGCTGCGTCCCGCCGTGCCCCGGCCTCGGGGCAGCGCCCCTCGGTGTCAAACAGCCCCCACTCCCGCCGTGTTACCGCTTTGTTTCGCCATTTATTCCCGTACAAAATGATCTTTCTCTTGCCTGAGGTGATAACGCAACAAAAACGCACCCAAAGGGGTCCGAGCCGCTCTCGCACCCTTCCTGGCGCGGTGCTCGGCCAGCGAGGAGAGGACGGGGTTGGTTCCCTGAGGGAAGAGCTCAGGATTTCGCTgtcacctccctggggagcgGTTGGTTTTCTGGGGCTGTTCTGGTGGGTGATGGCTGCGTCTCTCTCTGTCCCCACTTAGATCTCGGCTCTGAGACAAAACGGTCTCCTGCAGGCTCTCgtgcggggagcggggcagcccgTGGGCGCTGGtaagctttttctctgcttcctttctATTGATCTCGTTTCCTCATGGGGGAAGCGCCTGGGGAGCTTGAAGGGAGCCCGAGGAACCCAGTGCTGAGCTCACAGGCAAATCTGTCTGGTTCCAGCTTGGCAAATCCATCGCTTTTGTCCCAGACTTGCCAAGAAGAAACCTCGCAGCTTCTTGGGGGACTCTAGTCGGGGTTTTtccctggagaaggggaaatCCTGCCCCGAGATACCCTGAGCAGTGCTGGGGGAGTGCAGCAGCCACCCCCCCGCCAAGTCTTGCAGCCGATTCTAACCTCCAGCGTGCTTTTGTTCGGCAGAGATCAGCGAGGACCTGCGGCGAGCCCAGGAGGAATGGGAGGCTGTGGAAGAGATCCAGTCAGGTACGGCTGAGGCCAACAGTGCCGGGGACAAGGGGGGTCGTTGGACAGAAAAGGTTTGGGCCGGGGAAGGGACCTGGGTCCCAGAGGGCAGGAGTGGGTGGGTCTGCATCTGGGGGGCAGTTTTGGGGAGCAtctggagggagagggagggggccGGTGACCCGCTGccttcccccagctccccaAGTCTTCATCCTCCTGCTGTGCCGGAAGGTGGAAGCAAGCTCCCTGTGCCGGAATGGCCGCTCTGGTGTGAGGCGGGAGCGTGTTTCGGCACCAGGGAGCGGAGGGGCAGGGCtcatgctgggggggggggggctaaCGCCATTCTCTGcctccctgcagggctgggggggacatCGGCTGGTGCTGCGCCTCCGATCTCCTTCAACGAAGCGCTGCAGTACTTCCAGACAGCCGACCTCTCCGAGTGCAGGGTATGGGCAGGGCCCCGCGCTCTCGCCCTCTCTCGGGGGGTAGTTTTAGTAAGTAGGAGAGGGGAGCGCGGCCATAGAAACGCAGCGCTCCCCTCTTTCCCTTCCACCTTCCCTCAGCTTGGCTCTTTGCGTGATCCCGTCCCTCCTGGCTCACCCACCGGTTTTTCTCCTGCCCGATTCCCCCAGGGACCGGCCCTGATCGTTTCTTCGCGTGTTTTCTTCTCCGCAGAAGAAGGTCCGGGCAACGGTGCACAGGCAAGGCCTGGCTGCTCTGGTTCACTTCCTCTTCGGCCCTCCCCGGCTCCAAccgcagctgcagggagagcgGGAGCTGGCTCTGGCCATGGCGCAGTGTGAGTGTCCCCTTGTCCGCAGCGCGAGCTGCTGGCCCGGCCACCTTTATCGTGTGAGCTTCGTGGGAAGCAACTCAAGGGGGTCTCAGGGTGCGGTGGGATCTCTGCCCGCTTATCCCGTGGCAGCTGCTTATCCCAAAGGAGCCGTTCTCCATCTCCTTTGCTCCCCTGCTGCGGACATACTCACTTTTGGGTGGGAACAATGGATTTCTTGATCCCTTTATGTCGTGCCACAGTAGCCGTTCCACGTGTACACCTTTACACGGCACCGGATAGGTGCTCCACAGCTCTGCAACCCTTCCCGCTCCTCGTTTTGTGACCAAAACAAATGAGACGTGAATCCTCCCGCTACCTTGGCGTGGTGTGTGTCGTGTCTGGCTGTCCCGTGGCGGACTGCAGACGCTGAACACACAGAAAACTCTTCGCCTGTGGTTTGCGGTTGGTGGTGGTTTCCCTGGCCAGCAAAACTTCACATAGTGTCCGAATTATTCATTAGCCCCACGCTCATATAACGCACAGTCATATTATTTGTGTTTCTGCACCTCTAaggctttcttttcctccttcccgTCTCCCCTCCAACAGGATAAACACAGCCGGGGGACGTTCTCCTTGTCGCCGTAAGCCATTCTCGGCTGCGGGATTTCATTTCCAGCTGGACTCTGGCTTTACCCTGCAGCTGGTGGCAGTTTCTTTCCCCACCGTGTCTCTGCACTGGCGCTCGAGGGCTGAGGGGTGTTTTTTAGATGCTGAGGGGTGTTTTTTAGATGCTGAGGGGTGTTTTTTAGATGCTGAGGGGTGTTTTTTAGATGCTGAGGGGTGTTTTTTAGATGCTGAGGGGTGTTTTTTAGATGCTGAGGGGTGTTTTCTCTCCACCAGGTTGTTTGGATGATAACGAGAGAGTGCACATGAGAATCCTGCAGACCATTTACAAGAAGCTAACCCGCTCCAGGTTGGGCTGCCCGCGCTACGGGGCGCACTGGGAAGAGCTCGGCTTTCAAGGTAGGGCAGAGGGAGAGACCTCTGGGGAAAACCTTTGCTGAGAGCGATCGCGCTGGTCCCGTTCCCTCCTCCGGAGGTGGGATCCAGAGGCAGCGCAAAGGGTTTGGTCCTCGTTCTCTCTCCCTTCACGCAGCCgctgtccctgctgcagttTCATAGAgtcattgaggttggaaaagacccttaagatcgtcgagtccaaccgtaaacccaacgctgccaagtccaccactaaaccatgtccccaggcgcctcatccacacgtcttttaaaaacctccagggatggggactcaatcacctccctgggcagccccttccagtgtctgacaaccctttcggtgaagaaatttttcctaatacccaatttaaacctcccctagcgcaacttgaggccgtttcctctcgtcctattccagctccctcagctgctcctcatcagacttgtgctccagacccctcaccagctccgttgcccttctctggacacgttccagcacctcaatgtccttcttgtcgtgaggggcccaaaactgaacgcaggatttgaggtgcagcctcagaTCAgcacacccgcccaacttggtgtcgtccGCAGACTTGCTGCGGGCGCgctcgatcccctcgtccagataATCGATGAAGATACTGAACAGAACTGACCCCGATACCGAGCCCTGCTTTCGTAGCAGATCTGTcgctgccccagccagctgtCCCAACCAGTACAACATCTGGACTGGTTGGCCGGATAACGCCACCACCTGCTGCCGCGGTTGCCCACGGCCAGCTGGCGTGGGCATAACAAGAAGTAGTTGGCGTAACCGCTTTGCCCGGACCATTAATGCTTTTCATTAGCAAGCGATCTCTGCGGCTAATGAGCCGTCTCCGGAGGACTGGTTTATTAGCGAAGCGCAGGTCAGGGCTCTGTCACTAAGGTTGTGTCGCAGGTTGCTTTCAGCTTCGGCTGTGTGAGGAAAAACAGCGTGATTAAAGCTGTCACATGCGGCCTCGCAGGAGTCTTCGGGCTGGTTGACTTGCAAGTTAAATAGGCTGGGTTTTAATGAAGCCTAAAACCCTCAACGGGAGGGGAGCGGCTCACGCTCCGCCATCCTGTCGCGTACACAACTGGTTTTAAGCGTTAGTTTAGCAGCCAAATGTGCCCTGGGGGGGGTAAAGCTTCAAGCTACGCATTCCTAGAGAAGGTATGGGAGTGGGTGCGTGGGTGGGAGAGCAAGGGCTTGTTAATGCCCACGTGAAAGAGGCTACAGCACCCATTTGGCTCCGGTTAGGGGAATTCCCCAAAAGCTTTCCCTCAGGATGTGGTTCCCAAAGGGAATCACCGGGATTCCTCTGCTCTTAAAACACGGTGACGGTGTATAAACAGCCTGTGGAAGCGGGCTCCGTGCTGTCCTTCGCCTCACCGGGCTGTCCCGCCCTCCCAGGTGCGGATCCCGGCACGGATCTGCGAGGGACGGGGATGCTGGGCTTGATGCAGATGCTGTACTTCGTCATGGACTCCCAGACGCTGCCTCTGGCTCAAGAGATTTTCAAGCTGTCCCAGCACAAAACCCAGGCACGTCCTTCCCCCTCCTTCGCGTGCTCCCTGCAGTGGCATCTACCCGTTTATTTCTAACGCTCGAGGAAAGGGAAGCATGAAAATCTTCTCTTCCAATTAAGGGCTtgactttttttgctgcttAATCCCCCTCGCGCTGGTAAGGGGAGGAATTTGGTCGCCAAAGAGCTGAGGAGCTCCGGTTAGAGGCTGCAGTCAAGCTCCAGGTGTTGGCTTTATTCTGGGAATGAGATTTTGAGCGTCCTGGTGGAGAGCAGAGATTTGCTCCCGGGATCCTGGCTTGGAGCTGAACTTGCGCAGGTTAAAAGGGCCGGAGAAGTGGGCGAAGAGCAGCGTGGTGTGGAAATGGGAGTGAGCGGAGCCCGTCTCCTTAAACTTGGCTTTTTGATCTCGGGTATGGTGGGGTTTAAGCCCGGATGTAAGCTCAGCTTGACCCACAGCATCTATCTAAGCCTGCATCCCTAGTGTTATTATCCTGCTACGTGGATCTGTTGCCTGCAGCCGCCATCCCACAAGTTTGGGGCCACGCGGATGCCGTGTAAAAGGGCTGGAGGTGTTGTCTGGGCACCTCTGCGTGCCGGAAGAGAGGAGGCTTTTTCCAGCCGAGCTGTTATAACGCTCCTTCTCTTGCAGAATTTCCCCTTCTGCATCATGTCCGTGAACATCACCCGCATCGTCATCCAGGCCCTGAGGGAGGAACGTCTCTCCAGGTGAGATCCACGGCAGCTGATGGCTCCGTAGCCGGGCTGGGCGGAATTCtggtggttttgggggtttcAAACAGCATCCTTGGCTGGTTCCGGTTGAGCGGGGTCCCTCCCCGGCCGCTCCCTCGGCTGCCGGGACGGCGGCTGCGTCGGCTGAGCCCCTCTCCGCCCGTTTCAGGGAGTGCAACCGCAGGCAGCAAGTCATCGCCGTGCTGAACGACCTGTACGCGGCGGCCTTTCTGCAGCTCTACCGCCTCTGGAAATGGCAGCACAAGACCGTGGCCGACGCCGGCTTCCTCCTGAAGGGTGCGTTTCTCCGCgctttcccctcctttcccagccGAGGAAAAGAACCCGAGGCCCAGAGGACGAACCCGGTGCGTTCTCGGCACATTCGTGTCCTGCTGAGCCCAGCCCCAAGGTGTGTCACACCCAGAAAGCCCCGACCGTTCATCCTTTAATCTTCACACCGAGATTTTCAACAATCTTTAAGTATCTGAGTGCcctgtggggtgttttttcctcctgttttgcATCTCAAATCTTAAAGACAAGCACCTGTGGAAGCGCCCGCCGCGTTCAGAGGGGTGCTCTGTCGCGGTGGCTTGAGGTGGGTGACAGACGGGGACGTTTCTTGCTCCCCAGGCTCGCTCACGTCACGCAATGCGGTTGCGTAAGCCCTGTTTGTAGCTCGGGGTGTAAGCGGAGGCACCGCCGGCGTGCCTTTCGCAGCGAGCGCTAAATTAACCGGCGGGGTTATTTACTCCGGCGGAGGCTGATGTCAACAGAGCCGCTCGGCTGTGCCGTGCTAATGGCTCCCTCTTAAAACGGGGTCCAGCTGTCGCGGTCTGGCTCGTGCTTCTCCCCGCTCTCCGCGGGCTTTCCCTCCCCGGGGGGGTCTCGCGGAGCTCGGCTGGGAGTTTTGGCGAGGAGCTTTTTGTGCTCCCTCATGCCAAGCAAAACAGATTTGTGCCCTTTCCCGAGGGGATACGCTGGGACACCAGAAATAATACACGGGTCAAAACCTCACCCCAGGAGCACGCTGCTGTCCGGATCTCGCTCTCTGTCCTCACACATTTCCCCCCGACCTCCCCAGAGCTGGAGTTATCCACCAAAAAGAAGCCGAAGCAGCTCCTGAAATCCTTGGAGGCCTACGTGAACCGAAGCCCGGCGGCAGACGGCCTTCAGCAGCTGTCCCTTCCCTCCACCTCCATCGGCGGCAACCGGGCCGGCGAGGAGATCAACTTCACGGGCGTTTGCGACCTGCAGGTTGAGCTGGAAGGAGAAGCCCGACTGATCTGAAACGCGGGGAGACGCGCCGCAGGGAGCTCTCGGAGGATGCCTGGCCGCCGTCGCCTCCCGTTAGCGGGGCTCGGGACGGGCCGTGCGGGTCGAGGTGGTAAACGCAGAGTGATGGGAGGCGGCCGCTGCCCTGAGAAGGGTTTGGGTCCGAGCTGAGGGCGGGCGAGAGCCTGGGGTGCCACAGAGGGTAGATTATTTTTTTGCCCTAAACCCCCAGAAAGGGTGGCCCCGTCCTTCCCCCTCTCGCCCCGCAAGCATCCCGGCTGCGGTGTCGGCATCGCTCGGCGCTGCGGGAGCGAGCCTCAGGATTTGACCCTCTCCAGGCGGAATTCTCCTggaacaaaggaggaaaatgtggCAGAGCGGGTGGATTTTTATGAGCCACCAACCTCAGGCTGGGATAGTCTGTCCATCTGTCCCAAATCCGTGCTCCCCTCTGTCTTTACCCCCAGCAGGAAAGTTTAGCGATGCTCCAGGCGGAGCTGGAGCGTGCCCATAGGGCTCCTGACTCCAATCGCGGCTCCGGCAGCACCTGGGAGGGTTTAAAACCCCCCGGCTTCGGGCTGCGGCACCTTCATTTCGCGTTGAGGGTGGGGTGAGAGCACGAGCACAGCCCCGTTGGTGGGGCGGTGGGGGCCGCTCGTCCCCCAAGGTTTGGggagccccccccccaactccccCGGGGCGTTACTGTGCGTGTCAGCACCTAAAGAAGTTAataaaaggaggagaaaaatgttttctgtggtgTAACGGTGATTTTAGGACTTGGATTTGCTTCTGGTTTCTGTGGCTGGGTGAGGGGAGAGGGTTTCTGCTGGCGGAGGGCCGCTCTGGAGAGCGGGGAAGGGCGAAGCGGGGTCTGCCTGGCACCTGGGAGCCCCATTCGGGGCTCAGCGGTGGGAAAGCGGATCCGGAGGAGAGAAACCAGGGTCGGATTCCGCCCTGCGAGGCCCAGAGCACCGAGCCGGGGGGAGAAAAGTCGCTCCCAGCCTCCACCGCTGCGAGGGCAGCTGCTTGGTTTCAGGAAAACCTTGTTGAAGAGGAGACGGGACTTTTGCTCGCAGGTTCCGGGAGGCCCAGGTGCCGTTTCCCGACaggctccctccctgcctcagtttccccctttATGAAATCCAAATTACAGCCCCGGCCCCCAGTTGAAGCACGGGGATGAGGTCGGAGCAGTAACGGCTGCTCCGTGCCTGGCGCGAGCCCTCAGCAGGTGCTTAAAAATGCTCCAAAAGCATCTTCAGCCctcaaaagagaggaaaaaaaagccccaaaaagCCCAGAGCTGGAGCTAAAAGGTGTCTTTGAACAAGAGAAGTGAGGAGCTGGAGGGATAATAGAGCGGCGCGGCGCCCGACGGCTGCCTGGTGCCGTTACCCCTCGGAAAAACCAATGGCCTTCCCGGCAGCGCAGCGACAGGGCTGGAAAATGTTTCCCCCAGccgaaaaaaaaccccaataaatgGGCAAAAAGGAGCCCGGTGCCGGGTGTTTTTCCCCCTCCTAATCCGGAATTTATCCCGTAAATCAGTTGGAggtgtggggagaggaggagggtgggatgggggcagcggggctcggggggtgggggaagaaaagcaccttggggtggttttggggggagatggggagcGGGACCGGGAAGAGGGAGCCGCCGGCTCGGCTGTTCCCACCGCCGCCTGCCCGGGTACCGGGGCCCGGCAAGGGtgggggtgccggggagggACACGGTTACTGGGTGGGGGGATGTGGGTGCCAGGGAaggggtgtgggtgctggggaggggatggaggtACCAGtattggggagggaggggggtcccagggccggagggatgtgggtgctggggaagggatggagatgctggggaagggatgtgggtgctggggaagggacgTGGGTGCTGAGGGAGGGCGGGATGTGGGTGCCAGGGAGGGATGTGGGCACTGGAGAGGGGGTGCAGGTCCCAGGGCGAGAGGGtcgtgggtgctgggggaggatGTGGGTGCTCGGGAAGGGATGGAGGTGCCGGGGAAGGGacatgggtgctggggaagggtcGTGGGTAGCAGGGGAGGATGTGGGTGCCGGGGaagggaggtgggtgctggggaggagatggaggtgccggggaagagatggaggtgccagggaagggacatgggtgctggggaagggaggtggGTGCCAGAAAGAGAGGGTCttgggtgctggggaagggatggaggtgctggggaagagatgtgggtgctggggaagggacgtgagtgctgagggagggCGGGATGTGGGTGCCAGGGAGGGATGTGGGCACTGGAGAGGGGGTgcaggtcccagggcaggacggtcatgggtgctgggggaggatATGGGTGCTCGGGAAGGGATGGAGGTGCCGGGGAAgggatgtgggtgctggggaagggttGTGGGTAGCAGGGGAggatgtgggtgctggggaag
The nucleotide sequence above comes from Gavia stellata isolate bGavSte3 unplaced genomic scaffold, bGavSte3.hap2 HAP2_SCAFFOLD_259, whole genome shotgun sequence. Encoded proteins:
- the ELMOD3 gene encoding ELMO domain-containing protein 3; translated protein: MSGGAGGSERPEERQRFPPPGKSLPISALRQNGLLQALVRGAGQPVGAEISEDLRRAQEEWEAVEEIQSGLGGTSAGAAPPISFNEALQYFQTADLSECRKKVRATVHRQGLAALVHFLFGPPRLQPQLQGERELALAMAQCCLDDNERVHMRILQTIYKKLTRSRLGCPRYGAHWEELGFQGADPGTDLRGTGMLGLMQMLYFVMDSQTLPLAQEIFKLSQHKTQNFPFCIMSVNITRIVIQALREERLSRECNRRQQVIAVLNDLYAAAFLQLYRLWKWQHKTVADAGFLLKELELSTKKKPKQLLKSLEAYVNRSPAADGLQQLSLPSTSIGGNRAGEEINFTGVCDLQVELEGEARLI